One genomic window of Ammospiza nelsoni isolate bAmmNel1 chromosome 4, bAmmNel1.pri, whole genome shotgun sequence includes the following:
- the LOC132072241 gene encoding alcohol dehydrogenase 1-like, which translates to MATAGKVIRCRAAVAWAPGKLSVEEVEVAPPKAGEVRIKLVATGICRTDDHLLQGCFPNAEFPVIPGHEGAGIVESVGEGVTSVKPGDKVIPLCHPQCGKCSFCRNPESNYCQKSHFSEPQNLLPDKTSRFSCKGKQIHHFLWVSTFAEYTVVPEYTVAKIDAAAPLDKVCLFGCGFSTGYGAAINTAKVKPGSTCAVFGLGGIGLSIVMGCKAAGASRIIAVDINKDKFAKAKELGATDCINPRDFQKPIQEVLTEMTGQGVDYSFEAIGHKDTMIAALASCNMSTGVCVMVGEVDSGSEISIDPTLLLTGRIWKGTLVGGWKTRECIPKLVSGYLEKKFNLDLLITHTLPFAKVNEGFELLRAGKSIRTVLLF; encoded by the exons ATGGCCACTGCGGGAAAA GTTATCAGGTGCAGGGCTGCTGTTGCCTGGGCCCCGGGCAAACTCTCTGTTGAGGAGGTGGAAGTTGCACCCCCAAAGGCAGGGGAAGTCCGGATCAAG CTTGTGGCCACAGGTATCTGTCGCACAGATGATCACCTTCTGCAAGGTTGCTTTCCTAATGCAGAATTCCCAGTTATACCTGGACATGAAGGAGCTGGAATTGTGGAAAGCGTTGGAGAAGGAGTGACCTCTGTGAAACCAG GTGACAAAGTGATCCCACTTTGCCACCCTCAGTGTGGGAAATGCAGCTTCTGCCGGAATCCTGAATCCAATTATTGCCAGAAGTCCCA TTTCTCTGAACCACAAAACCTGCTGCCGGACAAGACCAGCCGCTTCTCATGCAAAGGGAAGCAGATCCATCACTTCCTGTGGGTCAGCACCTTTGCAGAATACACCGTGGTCCCAGAGTACACTGTTGCCAAGATAGATGCTGCAGCACCTCTAGACAAAGTCTGCTTGTTTGGCTGTGGGTTTTCCACAGGCTATGGGGCTGCCATCAACACAGCCAAG GTAAAACCAGGCTCCACCTGTGCTGTTTTTGGCCTCGGAGGAATTGGCCTCTCAATTGTCATGGGCTGCAAGGCAGCTGGAGCTTCCCGCATCATTGCCGTGGACATCAACAAGGACAAGTTTGCCAAGGCCAAGGAGCTGGGAGCCACCGACTGCATCAACCCTCGAGACTTCCAGAAGCCCATCCAGGAGGTGCTCACTGAGATGACTGGGCAGGGCGTGGACTACTCCTTTGAGGCCATCGGGCACAAGGACACCATG ATTGCTGCCTTGGCTTCCTGCAATATGAGCACTGGTGTCTGTGTGATGGTTGGAGAAGTGGATTCTGGTTCAGAGATTTCCATCGATCCCACACTTCTGCTGACGGGGCGTATATGGAAAGGGACTTTGGTTGGAG GCTGGAAGACAAGAGAATGTATCCCCAAATTAGTTTCCGGCTACTTGGAGAAGAAATTCAATTTGGACTTGCTGATCACGCACACGCTGCCATTCGCTAAAGTGAACGAGGGATTTGAGTTGCTACGTGCAGGAAAAAG TATCCGCACTGTCCTGCTCTTCTGA